tatgtgagtactttattgtatatatttcatgcacatcaaatACCCCCAAATCTACATTTTGCTAGTCCTCGAGCAAAACAGATAAAGAGTAaagcaaaacaaagaaattaaaaacaaagaaaaaggaaatcctAACTAATCCACTTTCGCTGGAATTTTAGATTGCATTTAGCGGATGCAACAAGCCTTTAAACCCCTAGCTTACACTAGTGGACGAGTTGTAGTCTCGTGAGAGTTTGCAGGGAATATACCCACAAAATTCTGAGAAtgaattctaaaataaataaaacaaagaaaatccaacatttttttttccaattgcATTTTGCAAAGAGGATTAGTTCAAGTTCAAAACACTACAAATGCTAAAGAAATTTCTCATGCCATCAAAACTCAATGTGAGTGAAAAGTGGTAGCCAACCCAAACATACTCTTAGTTTTAGAATAAACTTGACTCGAATCTCTATTTGAAAGTATGTTTCAACTCAAATTTTTCCGGTGTTATCACTCAACAATTGAAATCACTCTGAAATAGGGTGTAACACTCTCAACAATATACGTGAGGGGAATAATGTAAGCAAAATCAAACACTTCACATATAAATCACATGAAAAATGCTTAATCAAGAAAGAACAAGTAGTCTCATGATAGGATGCCAAAAATATTCATATCGCACCTTTTTCTTCTCAGTCATATCAATATCTGAACTACACAATCTTCAAGATCAAATAAGGACTTTATTAGGACGTAATGTAAGGTAAAAGCAAAgggaatgaaataaaaatgggtaAAGGTAAATAATAAGAAATGTTTTCAAGATTTGTCAGAATGTCAACTCTTTTTGGAATTTccattcaacaatttttttattttaacttttcttcttcaaagcAGTACTCCTTCCTTTCATTTCACTTCTCAAAATTTGATGAgaaccctttttattttcttctttttgacacttttcttttttttttttgaatttttttttcttctttgaatttTCACACAAACCACCACATTGAAACAAACTGATCAAATTCCATCTTGAAACACTATGGATAAGGGatttaagaaagaaagactAGTATAGTTCATTCAACATCAATGACTTCAAAAGATTCAAGTGTGgcataaaatcattttttttttcttggccaaaagaaagaacaatgaGACTACAACAAGGGAAACATGTTATGTACTTCCAAATGAACTTTAAGATTAGAAACAATAAATAACCCTCCAAAAATAATGATTGGCTCAAAACTCACAGGGGTTATAGTCTCCACATTGTTATCATCAAGATTTTCTAATCATTTTTATCGTTCAACAATAAATTGTGTTTGAGTGGCTATGTGCATGTGCAATGAATTGAGCATGAAAGCAATGAAATTCTTTAAGCAAGAGTAGTATAATGAACTCACAACATAAACCTCAAGTTaggcaaactttttttttttttttttaacacatctaaacaaaacaaaaccaaaagataGAAATCTATATAAATCCCCCCAAACCTAAACCAAACATtgtcctcaatgttaaaaatgatACTCTCAAATATATGTCTTGAATGAAAAGAGAGCAAAATATGAATATGCAACATGAGAAAATCAAGTAGGAAAAGTAAGGTAAGAAGAAAGAGGAGACGTACCTTGATCAAGCtaattgttataaattttaatttctatcaAATATCAGctagaacaaaagaaaataaaatgaaacaagaaaataaacacaaagattaatctaaaatcagaaaataaacaagaatttttttttttttttttttgcaaaaagatTTAACACAACTGGAGATCAATCCTGATAAACAGGACCATCCAAACCTCAACAACACCATGGAGATAAATAATGCATATTATGAATGGACTAGTCCAATGATATTGTAACTTAGCTAGGTCAAAAACATGTTGAGAAGTTTTTGTAGTGTCTTCCAAGTGAATTCTTTGCATAACCACAGAAGCACTAATACCCTTAATATAAGCAATTCTCCAACCTATAGCTTCCTTATGCTCTTGAAGTATACTTATCAATTGGTGTTCCCAAAAGTCATCCAACTTTAGTGGTTCAACAATAGATGGGAATGGGGATGAAGAAAGTGGGAAACAGACCACTTTTGGCTGCCAGCTATCAATACTTAAGAGAGGAACAGAATCCAACAATGCATTGACCTCCTCAATTGATTTTTCAGTATCCAAATTGCAATCAAAACGGGTTAAGCAAGCGTTTGGGGGATCCTCACAACTTGATTGTAGGAAAGTATCATGGACTAGGCTCCCAATCATGTTAACCTCACATATATCCTCATTGTCTAGTACTTGCTTACTTATGTCAAAAATATTAAGCTCAATAGTCATATTCCCAAAAGAAATCTTCATCACACCACTTCGACAATTGATCAAAGCATTGGATGTGGCTAAGAAAGGGCGACCCAAAATGACATGGGTTTGTGTACTGGCATTTAGAGCAGGTCAGTGTCtaacacaacaaaatcaacAGGAAAATAGAACGCATCCACCTTAATCAGCACATCCTTAACAATACCTTTAGGGATTTTCACAGACCTATCAGCTAATTGAAGTGTCATAGTTGTGGGTTTCAACTCCCCCAAACCTAGCTGTAAGTATACTGAATATGGCATTAGGTTCACACTTGCCCCCAAATCTAGCAAAGGGAGAAGTCACATCTTCGATGAGGAGAATACCAGAAGCTTGCAACTGGAGATTGACTGTCTTCCCAGGAGGCAGCGCCACGAGTGATGAAGAAGGACTCCCTTAGATTCTGACCGTTCCTCTGAGGACTAGGATGATGGTAGCTATAGGTCTAGGTCTAGGTCTAGGGCTCCTCCCAGTGAGTCTTTTTCATGTGACAAAGATCGTTACTACGAGCGGAGGAGTAAGAGTCCGCCACACAAATTTCTAGGCAATGACGCTATGAGTAAGGCCCTTAACCAGATCTCCAAATCACCATTTACACGTAGAATCGAAAGGGGAAAACTTCCCCAATGTTCTACTCAGCCAACTTTCACCATATACAATGGAAAGAcggaccccgtggagcatgtaAGCCACTTCAACCAAAGAATAGTTGTGCACTCCAAGAGCGAGACCCTaatgtgcaaggtgttcccatccagcttggggCTTGTAGCGATGAGGTAGTTTGACGGCCTGAAGGAAGGCTCTATCGACTCCTTTAAAGGGCTTACTTAAGCGTTTAGGTCCTGTTTTGTGACCTGcagcagggttcctcggcctttggaCTCTTTGCTATCCATGGCAATGTGGGAGGGGGAGACCTTGAAAATGTACTCTGACAGGTATTGGGAGATATTCAATGAGATAAATAGGGACTTTAATGACGTGGCTATAAGAACCTTCAAGCTCGGCCTGCTAGCCGAGCATGATCTAAGAAAGTCTTTGACCAAGAAACTAGTCAAGAGTGTGCATAGGCTCATGGATCGCATTGATGAATATAAGCAGGTCGAAGAGGACTAGCAACAGGGAAAAGGGAAGGCTAAGGTGGTCCCTCAGGACAGAAGGGATCTCAGGTCAGACAGGTACAATAACAGCCAACCTCGGAGAGACTTTGCGGGACACTCTTGATCAACTACTCCTCAAGTAGTCAGTACTGTGCTCTGAGAGTCGGTACACCAAATcttggaaaaaataaagaacgAGTCATATTTTCAATGGCTAAACAGGATGAGGGGAGACCCTATGAAGCATAACTAAATTCTTCATTGCCAGTACCACCAAGAGCGGGAGCACACTACCAAGGATTGCAAGACTTTGTAGAGCCACTTGGAGCAATTAGTTAAGGCGGGAAAGTTGAAGCAATTCCTACATTAGCCTAATGAACAGGGCAGTCAGACAAGGTTAGGGGCTCAAAAGGACGCTTCCACAAGGCTGTCTTTGGGTACAATCAACGTCATCCTGGCTGCTTGGGAAAGACTGGTTCTTAGCCATCCCAGGTGATGTCTGTGGCTTAGCCACCTGCAGATGGCTCATCCCCTTATCCGAAGAGGAGCAGAGTGGAGATCCAACCAACATTGAGCTTTTCCAACGAAGACAAAGTGGGAACCTTGCAGCTATACAATGATACCCTAGTAGTTACCCTCAGGATATGAAGGTACAATGTGAAAAAGGTTATGGTAGACTAAGGTAGCGGTGCGGAGATCATGTACCCTGACCTATTTAAGGGATTGAAGCtgaggtccgaggacctgacacaCTACGATTCCCCTTTAATAGGGTTTGACGGTAAGGTTGTCTTTCCAAAAGGCCAAATCCGACTGCCTGTTCAAACAGGGACTGAGGTT
This genomic stretch from Quercus lobata isolate SW786 chromosome 3, ValleyOak3.0 Primary Assembly, whole genome shotgun sequence harbors:
- the LOC115980452 gene encoding uncharacterized protein LOC115980452 — encoded protein: MSKALNQISKSPFTRRIERGKLPQCSTQPTFTIYNGKTDPVEHVSHFNQRIVVHSKSETLMCKVFPSSLGLVAMRVPRPLDSLLSMAMWEGETLKMYSDRYWEIFNEINRDFNDVAIRTFKLGLLAEHDLRKSLTKKLVKSVHRLMDRIDEYKQVEED